The sequence AAGGAGGAAATTGTCGACTTATTGTCACGGCTTTATCAAAAGGTACTGCCTGGCTCTTCCCAATTAGATTGATGACCAATCCTTGCTAGTTCTAAATAAAGGAAAGTTTTCCCAAATGAGATGATGTAACACAAAAgtccaaaacaaaaacctaaggaaaaaaaaacaacaaaactacAACCTACTGTTCAGCGTCAGTCTGAGGCTGTGGCTCCTGTGACATTTCTCTTTGGCAGCTGTTAGGTGGCTTCAGCAATTTCTGTCCCATGGTTCAGCTTTTTGCAGGACTGTGTGAGAAGCAATAGCAGTGAAGTGCTCTGGCTAAAACAGCTGTAAAGAAAAGGCAGGAGGTTTCTTTCTCTAGATTCTTTGACATCATGGTTCCTTGTGATGCCCAGCAAACAGCGGGAACCAGCATAACAACAGGCATggcacaggagcagggaagCCGCTCTTGTCAAGAGAAATGCCCAAGCCCGCAGTGTTTCCCTGGCAAATGTCCATGAAAGCACAGCCTCAGGGCATAATCACTAACATGGCAGAGATCCAGCCCAGCAGATGAAAAGTGAGTGAGCCTtccaggctggctggctgcatcGGTTTGCTGTGCAGGTAGATAACTGTCAGAGCAAAGACAGGAGAGATCTGGCAGATGGGACCTGGGGATGGCGGACAGGGCAGGGAAGGCAAGAAGCTATGGTGGTGGATCCAAGGAGAGGATGAGCAGGACTGTGCTattcaaaaggagaaaactgtAGGATGAGGTCAGCTGTCTAGTCTGACTGCACCCTGAGGGGGTGGCATAGGGGTATGTTTCCCCTGATGAAGCTGCCATAAGAAGGTCTGAATGTCCCAGAGCTGCGTTTCACTCTCCCTGCAGGTGGGCTTCTGTGGTTCTTGGGCACCTAGGCTCTCCACATTGGGGCATCAGTGCAAGGGTGCAAGTAGAGTAAAAGCTGTGATTTGCAGGGTTGCTCCTAGCCCAGCGATCCAGTGGTCTCTCTAGCAGTTGTCATTCAGCTGAAGGAACAGAGAAGTGCTGTCCAAAAATGGAGAGAAGTCACTTCTATGGGAGACACAGGTGAGAGGGCAGAGATTTCCTATGCTGGATTCACCACAGAAGAAAGCACATAATGGAACTTCATCTTAAATTCATTTATCACTCAGTCAATAAATCAAGTTGAATTAACCTCTGTGTGTGGAGTTCATCTAATGAGGGCTCCAAAATTCCTTGTACTGACCTCTGGTAAACTTAAACCAACagactttttgttttattgtagttttttttgttttgttgtaggATTTTTGTGTACATGCTATCTCACAATAAATAGTTGTACTTTGgtgaaaaaacagaataaatgctACGTGCTTTAGGGAGTAAAGTAGTTTTAGCAGAATTGTTGAGCAAATCTGGAAATTCCCACTACTCACCTTGTGCCTATGAATCCACAGCAATAAACTTGTCCAACTCTGTGCATTCTCAGCAAGCTTCAAGACTTGTtctttatatatgtgtgtgtgtatatacctATATATAAATGAGATCAGTGAACCAGTTGCCCATTCATTTTGGACTGGAAAAGGCTTATCTCCTCACAAAAGATGTTCAACACGGTGCCAGTTTGTCTAGGACTTGTACACAAAGTACCATCTCACTGATGTTGTTGGGCATCATGACAAAACATGAAGTTTACCACTTGCATGAGTCCCTGCAGGCCCAACTCATATGTCAGGATCCTGTATCTCTATCAGCAGCAGACACTAAAATTAGAAGCTCCACTGTCTAAGGTTGAAATTGATTTCCAGATAGTAAAACATCAATGCCATCTTAAAACTGCTTCCCATAAAGCTTTTCTACTGTGATGCTTCATTCTTTAAGGATGAAATAGGGTGTGAGTAAAAGGGTTCCTAACTTTACATACTGCATTGTCAGATTCACTTTTTGAATACTTTTAATGCAGACTTTCTTCTTGTGACAGTGGTTTTCCAAGCTTTCCTACGTGCAACTGCATTTATGTACACAAAAAGACACAGAGAGCAGCTTTCTGGGCCACATAAAACATGGCTGGGTCTAACTGTAAGATCAAAAATTACATATATGTAGTTCTTCTTATTTGgacctatctttttttttcaatttatttaaaaagcttagTACACCGAcagtctttttttattgttcagAACGATGTAGGAACTATTCATCCCATGTGCTATCTGGTATTTCTTGGAGTTTATCTCCTGAATAtgattttaatgtttcagaCTTGCTACCCAGGGGTTGTGAAGCCTTGAAAAAGTAGATGAATCTCATTCAATTCTACTAAATAGGAAGAGACTGAGCACAAAACAGCAGAGACTTTCTCAGGGCAGCTGATGGACAGAGGCTATGGCATATTTGTAGTGATTTAGATATGCCTTTAGGGGAGCTGTCATTAGATTATCTCATCTTCCTCTATGGACCAAGCTTTGCAGGTGGACTTCACCTCCCTTAATGAAGGGGACAAAATAATAACGTCTACATTGCTGAAAGGGAGATTTAGGTTAGACATCAGAAAGGAAATTTCTAATGGATTAGATTCTGTGGAGAAATTCTGAAGTCACTTCTACTGTAGGTCTTCAGGAAGAGGTTAGAGGGACATTCTAGGAATGACACAGGCACAGCTGATCCTGCAATGAGCTGGTCTTCCCAGGGCTTGATTCTGTGTCTGTGTACCATGGTTGCCATGAGTGTCCCTCCattccctgctgcttctcctcagcCAGAGAAGCGATGGCAAGGGGAGGTGGGAGATGTGGTCCCGTGCTGCAGCCTCTCTAGGACTTGACAAGGGGCATGTGGAGAACTACCACGGTAATTTGCACAGTCTATGCCCATCTTTTTCCATAGCATTTGTCTTTTAAGGGGGGGATTTGTTTTCTGATCCAATAACTAGCTGCCATGTACATTTACTAAAAAGAATGCATTTGGCCTTGTAAACTGACATTGCAGTCTCTAAGCGTAAGAGGCATTGTTGGTCTTTGTTCCAGGGCTTGAGACAAAGcccactgaaggaaaaaagaaaaggctacTATCTCAAGTGATAAAACAATCAAATGACAGCAAAATCAAGAATATTTTAGGAGTATCTGCAACCTCACAGAATTAGAAATCATGCCAGATGAGATAGATGTGCTGCACGATAGGAGACAAAGCTTTGTTCAAACAAGTTGCAATATGATTTTTGATTAGGGTGAAAATGCAGGCACTTTCCTGGAATAATTtgggttatttatttatttatttgcttgtttaaaaaatttactACAGTAATAGCATCCAAAGAGACTTCTGTTTAGCTCTGCAGGCAAAAACGAGAGGAATGGggtgtaaggccctgataacaagtgaatgtcgcaaacacccgtcttgacatggacagggatgggctgatgacgaccagggagtgttgaacaagaacgcagcctgcggaggcaggataacgtcttgtgagaccactcctctattcctgaaacacgtaaacaaagaccatctgtgccctgtgcaccatgtgcctgtgacagatcactgctcacttggtcagccctgaaggggggaggagggggggcagtgagaaccccaggacccccacaacccaccgattcatttctagaacatttctgaacattcctgagcacatactgcgcctgctcagtgatgacagacccctgcctatggggcgggcacatcaGGTTATAAAAACTggaaacataagttttcggCGCGCGCCCACCAtctgaagactacaactatgagcagagaacatcactggatccaagggtggtgatatcttttctctgtctctccctctcttttctttttctctttcttttcctctctatcactctctttgtctctaacttaatttctagcacattagggtaatatcgtcaCACATTTTGCTAAActcttacctttcatagttctgtaACTGTGagataggggccgtgaaacagaaactatagaatcaggttgagataattagtttgtaaccaaggtaataggtaatgaagctaactgaccatggcaaggtacagtgctgctatgttccatgtacagtccctaccaaactgaacaataggtttggagatattaatcttatgaagtaagttgttatggacaggtgcatccacagcaaggatattgcacatgcctgcatgaaggaggtcatccagcggacacaggtgcaagaccactgacgaccaccagagacccttgaggaccactgactcaaatcactgagcatgtgtaatggggaggagaatatggaaatggattccaagaaatgattatcataggactgccttttctgagaaaaacgatgaatatgtatattttgatcctacataacctgtgtgttggtgatcacctggcatgcacgttgggtggagctatcccccatgcatccagcgctgcagtaaagaatgcctgccttttaacactacattggtgttacgaggtttattcccagatttcggtgacagttttgctAAATTTTAACCATTGctatgacttttgccaagcctctatcttttgtagttccgctaagttttaagtaaatttatgattggtttgaacctctaaagtaattgtcgttGCTTCTGATTActgcacagagaattaaaaagttaacctcaccctcaccccctgagtgggacgggacaTTAAATTGGCATCATGGACAGGATTCTCTGTAAGAAGCGGTAAAGGGGTTCCATAAAAGGGATATCAGCCAGAgtgctgaagaaaggagaactgaTATTTGGTTGAAGCCAACATCTCCAGCAGTAGGTCATGGCAACCCGGAATAAGCCTGATCTTGACTGCTCCCCGCTGTTGGATTTGTTGAAGAGCTATAAAGCTTGCCTGACCCCGAAAGGGCATAGCTGGGCTGAGGGACACTGGCAGTCCCCAACAACTGTAGCAGAACAGATAAGAGacttggcaaaagaaaataagtttaggcctggaaagggaaaggctgtggtttgTTGTGTCTTGGGAGCCTCATTGATAGCTGCCCAGAAGGACAAATATGTTGTCAAACAAGCTCAGCGGGAGGCAAATGAGTCCCTTCAGGAACTGGTTAAAAAACTACAGGCAGAACTGGAAATGGAACGGGTGAGATGGCAACTAGCTGAAAAAGCATTAGCAGATGAGAAAAGAATCATGGAAAACTTGAAGGGTAGCCTGCGAGATGCTTTTGTGAGGGAAAGAGAGCTGAagttgcagctccctggggacctTGACAGCGAACCAGGATTTTCTAGCTTATCAAAAGAAGCCGACCCCATTGCGAGGGAGGTTGCCCCTCACTATCCATGGGAAGAGCTGAGGGCAGTGATGGAACCTGACCCTACTCCCAAGCTCCAGCCACTTATTAAAACTGAAGTCATGTATGACGGGGAAGATGCGGAACCCGCCGTTACCACTAACGAGATACCTTATACTGTTACTGAATTGgagaaactgcaggaaaaatataCTAGGCAGGCTAAGGAAACTCAGACCGAACATGTGTGGAGGGTCTCCCTGACAGGCTGAGACAGAATAAAGCTTTCGGAGGAAGAGGCTCAGGGATATTGGGGTCCTGGTGTATTTTTGACCGTCGATGACGAGCGGGAACCTTGGTCCCTGACCCAGAGGGTGGCGTATTGGGCCGGAGGGTCAGGCCCCTTGGAGAGAGGAGATCCTATGGCCATGCCCACCCCTGGGCTAACCCAGCTTACAGAGAGTGTACAGAAGGCGGCTTGCCTCCAACTAATGCATGACAGGCGCCTAGTTCCCCGCCAGCCTTCCCTGATGTTGTTGTTTGCCAATTGGGATAGGATGACTCCCTTGATTAAAGGGTTACCCGATTCACTGGAGAGTTATGCTGTGCAAATTCAAGACCGACTAAGAGCCACTGTAGCCATGGGACGTCAGGGCGGACCGGGTCTTACCTGGGGGGAAATCGCACGGGAACCGATCAACTATGGCAGGCGTGTGGGGTATGTTGGAAAGCAGGGGAAGGCACAAGCGGCGGTCCGTAGGACcgagacagaggagaaaatactcCGCCCCCGAGACAGAAGCTTGGGGGGGGGCTCAAGAAATCACTTGTGGAAGGAAGGTCGAGATAAGGGTATTCCCGGAGAATTAATGGATGGCCTACCCCTCCCCAATTTGCAGCTGCTTGTAAAAATGTGGAAACCGATAGATAAAGGCCGGTCGGGAAAAGAAAGCGTCCCCACAGTCCCTGTACCTCAGAGATCAGCCGCTCCTACGGCTCCCGTGGAGGGGCTCACCAGCCCTCCAAGGTCGGGAAACTTCTTGCGCCGTCCCCAGTGAGTGAGCCGGGGGAGGGTCGGTGGGTGTATTTTAGAAGGCTCACGGAAAACGAGCAGGGGGACCTACTGGTAACTTTTCCCCTCGGTCCCTTtaagactccggtcacttttctggtAGACGCAGGGGCCcaaatgtctgctttaaatgccgataccgcagaCCGGAGTGGGATTGTCCCTGATAAAAAACAcatatgggttaccgatgtgtGGGGATATtccaaaccccaacctacagcccgagtaaagtgctggctGCCGggagacaccacccccaccgagaccactatggtatTGGGAGTGCTCCCCACGAATATTTTGGGATTGGATTTATTGAAAGGGAAGTCCTGGGCACACTCGGCAGGGAGGGAGTGGAAGTTCGGGTCTCCGGCAACCCCGATAAGGCTTTTGCAGACTGCTCCTACCCTTCCCCCGTCTAAAATCGGGAATGGGAAACCCTGTCCCTTACAGctgggagcgagggagggaatcgctccggtgggaagagagctgcaggagcagggggtaattattcaaactcactccccttgtaactccccagtgtggccagttcgCAAACCGAACGGTAAGTGGCGGCTAACGATCCATTATCGGCGCTTAAAGGCCGGCAccagtcccctgacagcggccgtgcctaatacagccgaactgattgtcaccatacaggaacagtcccataACATTTTAGCCACCATTGATGTAAAAGACATgatttttcatggttcctctacaggaaggtgATAGAGAGAGATTTGCATTTACATGGGAAGGTATACAATATACCTTTACTCGTTTGCCCCAAGGATATCGGCACTGCCTACCTTGGCGCACCACGCCCTGGCACAAGCGCTATCACAAATCACCCCTGAGGAGGGAGTTAAAACCTACCAAAACATTGACGATATattgggggtgggtgggtggggggtgggtgtgtgtgtgtctgatgccactgcagtgggacaaacccaaaagaaaacactcGCTCACCTGGAAAGTTTAGAATTTCAGGTTCcagcagaaaaggtacaactgCCCTCCCCcgaggtgaagttcttaggtatatggtggaaaggaggagcgatgtgtattcccccccccccccccgaaaccTTGGCTACTTTAGAACAGATAAAAATCCCAgagaacaaaaaggagctgcaatgtaccctaggcttgctggtattCTGGAGGAAACATATTCcggatttttctttcacagctcgtcccctgtatGATTTAACACGCAAAAAAGCTACCTGGGATTGGACCGCTATTCATGAGGAAGCCCTAAAATTACTAGTGTTTGAAGCAGGAGCATATCAAACTTTGGGTCCAACACACCCGACAGATCCGCTCCAAATTGAATGGGGTTTTGCAATTCATGGGGCATCTATATGTAACCGTGGAATAGGGGCCATGAGACAAACTATAGAATCAGTTtgaaataattagtttgtaaccaaagTAATAGGTAACaaagctaactgaccatggcaaggtacagtgctgctatgttccatgtacagtccctacccaaccggacaataggttcgggaatattaatcttatgaagtaagttgctatggacaggtgcacccacagcaaggatactgcgcatgcctgcaagaaggaggtcatccagtggacacgggtgcgagaccactgacgaccaccagagacccttgaggaccaccgactcaaatcactgagcatgtgtaatggggaggagaatatggaaatggattctaagaaatgattatcataggac comes from Grus americana isolate bGruAme1 chromosome 2, bGruAme1.mat, whole genome shotgun sequence and encodes:
- the LOC129202386 gene encoding LOW QUALITY PROTEIN: uncharacterized protein LOC129202386 (The sequence of the model RefSeq protein was modified relative to this genomic sequence to represent the inferred CDS: substituted 1 base at 1 genomic stop codon), producing MATRNKPDLDCSPLLDLLKSYKACLTPKGHSWAEGHWQSPTTVAEQIRDLAKENKFRPGKGKAVVCCVLGASLIAAQKDKYVVKQAQREANESLQELVKKLQAELEMERVRWQLAEKALADEKRIMENLKGSLRDAFVRERELKLQLPGDLDSEPGFSSLSKEADPIAREVAPHYPWEELRAVMEPDPTPKLQPLIKTEVMYDGEDAEPAVTTNEIPYTVTELEKLQEKYTRQAKETQTEHVWRVSLTGXDRIKLSEEEAQGYWGPGVFLTVDDEREPWSLTQRVAYWAGGSGPLERGDPMAMPTPGLTQLTESVQKAACLQLMHDRRLVPRQPSLMLLFANWDRMTPLIKGLPDSLESYAVQIQDRLRATVAMGRQGGPGLTWGEIAREPINYGRRVGYVGKQGKAQAAVRRTETEEKILRPRDRSLGGGSRNHLWKEGRDKGIPGELMDGLPLPNLQLLVKMWKPIDKGRSGKESVPTVPVPQRSAAPTAPVEGLTSPPRSGNFLRRPQ